The following proteins come from a genomic window of Acidobacteriota bacterium:
- a CDS encoding glycosyltransferase translates to MTDKACPELEAVGQADIVVGIPSFNNARTIAHVVRAVCAGLAKYFPDRRGILVNSDGGSADGTPAVAREAAVSDYRALCIAHPLFPIHRIITPYHGIPGKGSAIRTILEIAVRLGAKACVVVDADLRSITPEWVDLLVSPVLREGFDFVAPLYLRHKYDGTITNSIVYPLTRALYGRRVRQPIGGDFGFSGALASHYLAGDVWHTDVARFGIDIWMTTTAIAGGYRVCQSFLGAKIHDAKDPATDLSAMLTQVVGSVFALMETHHRSWATLRGSHPVPLFGFEHAVGLEPVSVNTGRMLARFRDAARDLRGIWERILNRRTLEGILSLAALGDGDFRYPADLWVRTVYDLGLAWHRASITREHILGALTPLYLARTASFVLETADADADAVEKNLEDLCLTYEAGKPFLVEEWDANGGNRP, encoded by the coding sequence ATGACGGACAAAGCGTGCCCCGAACTCGAGGCCGTCGGGCAGGCCGACATCGTGGTGGGGATCCCGAGCTTCAACAACGCCCGGACCATCGCCCACGTGGTCCGCGCCGTGTGCGCCGGTCTCGCCAAGTACTTCCCCGACCGGCGGGGGATCCTGGTCAACTCCGACGGGGGCTCCGCCGACGGGACGCCCGCCGTCGCGAGGGAAGCCGCCGTCAGCGATTACCGGGCCCTGTGCATCGCCCACCCGCTCTTCCCCATCCACCGGATCATCACCCCCTACCACGGCATCCCCGGGAAAGGCAGCGCCATCCGGACCATCCTCGAGATCGCGGTCAGGCTGGGGGCAAAGGCCTGCGTCGTGGTGGACGCGGACCTGCGCTCCATCACCCCCGAGTGGGTGGACCTCCTGGTCAGCCCGGTCCTGCGGGAGGGCTTCGATTTCGTGGCCCCCCTCTACCTCCGGCACAAGTACGACGGGACCATCACCAACAGCATCGTCTACCCATTGACCCGGGCGCTCTACGGACGCCGGGTGCGGCAGCCCATCGGCGGCGACTTCGGGTTCTCCGGGGCCCTGGCCTCCCACTACCTGGCCGGGGACGTCTGGCACACCGACGTGGCGCGGTTCGGCATCGACATCTGGATGACCACCACGGCCATCGCCGGCGGGTACCGGGTCTGCCAGTCCTTTCTCGGTGCCAAGATTCACGACGCCAAGGACCCGGCCACGGACCTCAGCGCCATGCTGACCCAGGTGGTGGGCTCCGTCTTCGCCCTCATGGAGACTCACCACCGGTCCTGGGCGACCCTCCGGGGCTCCCACCCCGTCCCCCTCTTCGGCTTCGAACACGCCGTGGGCCTCGAGCCGGTCTCCGTCAACACCGGGCGCATGCTGGCACGGTTCCGCGATGCCGCCCGGGACCTTCGGGGAATCTGGGAGAGGATCCTGAACCGGCGCACCCTCGAGGGCATCCTTTCCCTCGCCGCGCTCGGCGACGGGGACTTCCGCTACCCCGCCGACCTGTGGGTCCGGACCGTCTACGACCTCGGCCTGGCCTGGCACCGCGCTTCCATCACCCGGGAGCACATCCTGGGCGCCCTGACGCCGCTCTACCTGGCCCGTACCGCCTCGTTCGTCCTGGAGACCGCCGACGCCGACGCCGACGCGGTGGAGAAGAACCTGGAGGACCTGTGCCTGACGTACGAGGCCGGGAAACCCTTCCTCGTGGAGGAGTGGGACGCCAATGGAGGTAATCGCCCATGA
- a CDS encoding HAD-IIB family hydrolase has product MPIFFTDLDGTLLDERTYSFEAALPALERLRGRRALLVPCTSKTCEELRPILDELGFHHPFIVENGGAFYFPSRLFGASVPGAERGPDWIRVELGAPYARLTEFLRRMREEKGLRITGFNDLTPEEIVRECGLTYEEACRAAVREFDEPFRLTGPDPETDLRILSAEAEKEGLALSRGGRFHHVFGGSDKGKAIRMLTQLVLQCRFEPIFTVGLGDSPNDIPMLKNVDLPVIVQRPSGEYHPDLLREVPGARRAGGIGPQGWNRAVGEILREKRLP; this is encoded by the coding sequence ATGCCCATCTTCTTCACCGACCTGGACGGGACGCTCCTCGACGAGCGGACCTACTCCTTCGAGGCCGCCCTGCCCGCCCTCGAGCGCCTCCGCGGGCGCAGGGCCCTGCTGGTGCCCTGCACCAGCAAGACCTGCGAGGAACTCCGCCCCATCCTTGACGAACTGGGTTTTCACCACCCCTTCATCGTGGAGAACGGCGGGGCCTTCTACTTCCCCTCCCGGCTTTTCGGGGCGAGCGTCCCCGGCGCCGAGCGCGGCCCCGACTGGATCCGCGTCGAACTGGGGGCGCCCTACGCGCGCCTCACGGAGTTCCTCCGGCGGATGCGGGAGGAGAAGGGGCTCCGGATCACCGGGTTCAACGACCTCACCCCGGAGGAGATCGTCCGGGAGTGCGGGCTGACGTACGAGGAGGCCTGCCGCGCCGCCGTCCGGGAATTCGACGAGCCCTTCCGGCTGACCGGGCCGGACCCGGAGACGGACCTGCGCATCCTCTCCGCCGAGGCGGAAAAGGAGGGTCTGGCCCTGTCGCGCGGAGGCCGCTTCCACCACGTGTTCGGGGGCAGCGACAAGGGCAAGGCCATCCGGATGCTGACCCAACTGGTCCTCCAGTGCCGCTTCGAGCCGATTTTCACCGTGGGCCTCGGCGACAGCCCCAACGACATCCCGATGTTGAAAAACGTCGATCTGCCGGTGATCGTCCAGCGCCCATCGGGCGAGTATCACCCGGACCTGCTGAGGGAGGTCCCCGGGGCCCGCCGGGCCGGCGGCATCGGGCCACAGGGGTGGAATCGCGCCGTTGGGGAGATCCTGAGGGAGAAGAGGCTGCCATGA